GCCGTTGTTGTCGACCTTGATGTCGTACCAGGCGCCGTCCTGGAAGCCCGCGTAGTTCGGGCCGCCCTGCGGCTCGATGAGGCCGTAGTAGCAGGAGATCAGGTTGACCATCGACGGGTCGTTCGGGTCGCGGAAGAAGTAGAAGTCCGTGTTGTCGATGCTGGGGTTCTTCGACGTGAACGGAGCCTCGTTGTGGCTCGACGCGAGCGCGGGCGCCGACGCGAGGGCCGGGACCGCGAGCGCGGCGAGCGCGAGAAGGGCGAACACACGGGCAGCGGACGGTTTGTGCATCGGTCTTCCTTTCGTTCGGATCGAGGAAATTCTCTGAAAGTGACTAGCGCGTCGCGAACATGACCGGTCTCGTCTTTTCCTGACAGCGAATACGCGAGCCGGCGGGCCGCCGGATCAGCGGGGGGATCGGCGCTCGACCGGGGTGTGACGCGGCGCACCGTCTAGAATCCGCCCCGGAAGCGCAAGGGGCCCGGCGGCCCCCCTGGTCTTCAAAACCAGCGTGCCCGCTCCGGAAGGGGCGGCGGGTGGGTTCGACTCCCACACGCTTCCGCCATTCGACATGATGCAAACGGATGAGGTCCAGTGCCGGCGGGGTGTCGTATCCTCCAAAGCAGTCTGTTCGGGCATTGCCCGATCAACATCAAAAAGGAGTTCCACATGAAGCGTTCGATCCTCACCCTCGCCCTCGCCGGGCTCGTCGGCTTCGGCCTCACGGCCCGCGCCGAGGACCCCAAGCCCCAGCCCAAGACCATCACGGAGACGACCACCGCCAAGGTCAAGATCCTCGACGTCAACAAGGCCAAGAAGGAAGTCACGGTCAAGGACGAGGCCGGCGACGTGTCCGTCGTCGCGGTCCCCGAAACCTTCACGCTCGACAAGGTGAAGGCCGGCGACGTCGTCGTGCTGACCTACGCCGAGACCCTCACGGCCGGCCTTGCGAAGCCGGGCGACGCCGACTCGGTCGCCGCCAAGCGGACGACGGGCGCCGCCTCGGGCTACGTCACGAAGGTCGTCACGGTCACGGCCATGGACCCTGCGGTTCCCTCGGTGACCTTCAAGACGGCCGACGGCAAGAGCCAGACCGTCAAGATCCGCAACGCGAAGAACCTCGAGGGCTACAAGGTCGGCGACAAGGTCGCCCTGACCTACACGGGCTCGCTCTCGATCGCGATCCAGAAGTAAAGACTCTCCACAAGGACCCGAACGCCCCCGGAGGCCCGTGCCTCCGGGGGCGTTTCCGTTTCAGTCCGCGAGCGTGGAGAGATCGCCCGGGTCCTCGCCCATCTCCTTGGCCTTCAGGTACCGCCTCACGATCTTTCCGGACCGCGTCTTCGGAAGCGACGGCACGAGGTCGATATCCTGGGGCACCGCGATGGGTCCGAGGTCCTGGCGCACGTGGTCCTTGAGGCTGCCGATGAGGCCCGGTCCCGCCTGCGCGCTCGCCTTGAGGACGACGAAGGCCTTGATCCGCTCGCCCTTGAGGGCGTCCGGGAAGCCCGACGACGGCGCTCTCGGCGACGGCCGGGTGCCGGAGGAGCGAGCCCTCGACGTCGGCCGTGCCGATGCGGTGGCCCGCCACGTTCATGACGTCGTCCGAGCGGCCGAGGACGGCGAAGTAGCCGTCGGCGTCGCGAACCGCGATGTCGCCGCACGTGTAGCAGCCGGGGATCTGCTCCCAGTATTTTTCGTAGCGCGCCGGGTCTCCCCACACGGTGCGGAGCATGTACGGCACGGGCCGTCTGAGGACGAGGAGGCCGCCGTGGCCGTCGGGCAGGGACTTCCCGTCCTTGTCGACGATGTCCGCCGCGACGCCCGGCAGCGGCTTGCCGACCTTGCCGGGCCGCGCCTCGAACGTCGGGAGCGTGCCGAGGACGGGGGCCGCGATCTCCGTCTGCCAGAAGTTGTCGACGACCATGCCGCCCGACTGCCCGACGAGGTGCTTCTGCGCCCAGAGGTGCGCCTCGGGGTTGAGCGGTTCGCCCGCGCACGCGATGAGGCGCAGGCGCGAGAGGTCGTAGCGCGCGGGCGCCTCGGCCCCGTGGCTCATGAACATGCGCATCGCCGTCGGCGCCGTGAAGAGGATGTTCACGCCCACGCGCTCGCACAGCTCCCACGTGACGTCGGCCGACGGGTAGTCCGGAACGCCCTCGCGCGTGAAGACCGTCGCGCCGACCGAGAGCGGTCCGTAGACGATGAACGAGTGGCCGACGATCCAGCCGATGTCGGACGTGGACCAGTAGATGTCGCGGTCGCCGATCTGGTAGAAGGCGCGCGCCAGGTACGTCACGCCCACCATGTAGCCGCCCACGGTGTGGACGACGCCCTTGGGCGTCCCCGTCGTGCCCGACGTGTAGAGGATGAAGAGCGGATCCTCGGCGTCCATGGGCTCGGGCGGGCAGTGGATCTCGCGCGCGTGCTGGATGTCGTAGAAGTCGCACTCGCGCTCGCTCTCGAACGTGACGGGCTCGTCGCCCGGCCGCGAGCCGCGGCGGTGGACGACGACCTTCTCGACGAACGGGAGGTCTCGGACGGCCTCGTCGATCGTCGGCTTGAGCGGGATCTTCTTGCCCCTCCGGAACGTGAAGTCCGAGCAGACGACGACCTTCGCGCTGCAGTCCTCGATGCGGGACTTGAGCGCCTGCGTGCCCATCCCCGCGAAGACGACGGAGTGGATCGCGCCGATGCGCGCGCACGCGAGCATCGTGATGATGCCCTCGGGGACGAGCGGCATGTAGATGATGACGCGGTCGCCCTTCGCCACGCCGAGGCGCTTCAGCGCGTTCGCGAAGCGGTTCACCTCGCGGTAGAGCCGGCTGTACGTGTAGGTGTGCTCCTCGCCGTCCTCGCCGACCCAGAGGAGCGCCGCCTTGTTGCGCTTGTCGCCGTAGACGTGGCGGTCTATGCAGGAGACGGTGGCGTTCAGCTTGCCGCCGATGAACCACTGGTGGTTCGGCGGCTGGAAGCGGCAGACTTCCTTCCAGGGCTCCATCCACTCGATGGCCGCGGCCTTCTCGGCCCAGAAGTCGTCCGGCGCGAGGAGGGCGTGCTCGCGCTCGACGACGTCGTTGCGGATCACCGCGTCACGCGCCATCCAGATGGGCGGATGGATGACGTTCTCGTCCTTCGCGAGCTTCTCGATCGCCACCTGCTGGGAATGCGAGAGGTCGAGGCCGGGCTTCGCCGCCGATTCCGCCGTCATGAGGCTCTCCTTGTCCGGGAGTGTGCCGGGGATCTTAGCGTTTCTTCACGGACCGCGCGGCCTTCGCGGGGGCGGCCGGCGGCCGCTTCGAGGCCGGCCGGCGGCGGGCCGGCTTCTGGCCCATGCCGGCGAGCTCGCGCAGGAGGTCGAGCGTCGTGACGATCCCGACGACGTGGCCCTGGCGCGTGACGAGGAGCCGGTGAATGCAGCCGGCGACCATCGTCCGCGCGATCTTCGGCAGGGGGGTCGTGTCCGGAATGGTGAAGAACGTGGGCGTCATGATCTCGGCGACGAGTCGTCCGCCGTCCTCGATCGCGAGCCCCCGGAGGTCCTCGGGGTTGAAGCGCTTCTCCCAGGCGCGGGAGGGGCGCGCGTCCGGTTCGCGGTCGCGCGTCACCTGGTCGACGATGTCGGTCAGGCTCACGACGCCGGTCAGGCGTCCGGCCGCGTCGAGCACGGGAGCGCCCGAGATGCCCTTCTCGGTGAAGAACGTTGCGAGCTCGTGGACCGTCCAGCTCTCGCGGACCGCGAGGACGGGGTGAATCATGACGTCGCGGGCGGTCTTCATCTCGTCGCTTTCCGCGGCGAGCTTCCCGCGTCGCCCGCGCGTGCGACATAGCGCAGCTGAATCATCCACGGGCCTCGGGCTGCTAGGATCTCCGAGATGGCGCGCCGCATCCTCGTCTGCGACGACGAGGCCGACATTCGGGACTCCCTGAAGACCACGCTCGAGGAGCACGGTTACGAGGTGAAGGCGGTCTCCTCCGGCCAGGACGCCGTGAGGGAGGCGCCGGACCACGACGCGCTGCTCCTCGACATCAAGATGCCCGTGCAGGACGGCCTCGAGACGCTCGCGAAGATTCGCTCGCGCGGCGTCGCGACGCCGGTCGTCATGATCTCGGGTCACGGCGACGTGAAGACGGCGATGGACGCCGTGCGCGCCGGGGCCGACGACTTCCTCGAGAAGCCTCTTTCGACCGACTACATCCTCAACGCGCTCCGGCGGGTCCTCGATTCGACGCGCCTCGCGCGCGAGAACCTCGAGCTCAAGTCGCGCCTCGGGATCGGCCGCATCGTCCAGGACAGCGAGCCGATGCGGAAGCTCCTGGCCGAGATCGCGCGGGTCGCGCCGAGCCCCCTGACCGTCCTCATCGTCGGGCCCAGCGGCACGGGCAAGGAGCTCGTCGCTCGGGCGATCCACGATTCGTCGCTCGTGAAGGCGGGCCCGTTCGTGCAGGTCAACTGCGCTGCGATCCCGGACACGCTGATCGAATCCGAGCTCTTCGGTCACGAGCGCGGCTCGTTCACGGGCGCGGACCGCAAGCAGACGGGCAAGTTCGTCGAGGCGGACGGCGGCACGATCTTCCTCGACGAGGTGGGGGACATGTCGGCCTCCGCGCAGGCGAAGGTGCTCCGCGTCCTGCAGGAGGGCGAGGTGGAGCCGGTCGGGAGCCCGCGCGTCGTGAAGGTGAAGGTCCGGGTCGTCGCCGCCACGAACCGCGAGCTCACGACGCTGATCGCGCAGGGGAGGTTCCGCGAGGACCTCTACTACCGCCTGAAGGTCGTCCCGCTGCGCACGCCGCCGCTGTCCGAGCGGCCGAAGGACATCCCGGTCCTCGTCCAGTGGTTCGCCGACCAGTTCGCGCGCACGAACAACTACAGGCCGAAGCGCTTCACGGACGCGGCGCTCGAGGCGCTCGCGGCGCGCTCGTGGCCCGGGAACGTCCGCGAGCTCAAGAACCACGTCGAGCGTCTCATGATCATGGCGGACGGCGACGTCCTCGACGCCGCCGACGTGGACGGGGCCGCCGCCGCGCCCGCGGCCGACGAAGGGCCCATCGCCGTGCGCGGCGGCAAGGTCGTGGACGCTTCGTCCGCGGGAGTCTGGGAGCGCCTCGCGGCCATCCGGACGCTTCAGGAGTTCCAGGACGAGACGGAGAAGCTCTACCTCGTCTCCAAGCTCGCGGAGAACGGAGGCAACGTGACGCGCACCGCCGAGGCCATCGACACGCCTCGCTCGAACCTCTACAAGAAGATCGACCGCTACGGCCTGCGCCGGGACCGGGAAGGGGGCGAGCCGTGACTCCCGAGGCCGTGCGCCGCCACTTCGAGGAGACGGGCGCGCTCCTCGCGGGCCACTTCAAGCTCTCGTCGGGCCTCCACGCGGACCGCTACCTCCAGTGCGCGAAGGTTCTCCAGCACCCGGATCGGGCCGGCGTCCTCGGTGCCGCGCTCGCGGCGCTTCTCGCGCCGGAGAAGCCGGGAGTCGTCGTGTCGCCCGCGATGGGGGGCGTGATCATCGGCCACGAGGTCGGGCGCGGCCTCGGGGTGCGCGCGATCTTCACGGAACGCGTGGACGGCGTCTTCTCCCTTCGGCGCGGGTTTGCCCTGGAGCCGGGCGAGCGCGTTGCCGTGATCGAGGACGTCGTGACGACGGGGAAGTCGACGAGGGAGGTCCTCGACGTCCTCCGGCAGGCGGGCGCCGTGCCGGTCGCGTGCGGGTCGATCGTGGACCGACGCGCTGCCGCGGAGAAGGCTCCGGCCGTCGACGGGGTCCCGTATCGCGCGCTTCTGCCGCTCGAGGTCCCGGCGTGGGAGCCGGCGTCGTGCCCGCTCTGCGCGCGCGGCGAGCCCGTGGTCGCCCCGGGGTCGCGGCACCTCGCGGCGAAGGCGTGACCGAGACCGCCGTTTTCCTCCTCGACGGTCCCGGGTACGCGGAGATCCGGCCGGGCGGCCGGGCTGCCTTCCGTGGGATCGCGCTCGCCGCCGGGGACGACCCGGTCGTCGAGGTCGTGGCCTCTTCGGCGGGCCGGACGCTCGGGCGCGCGCCCGCGAACGGCCCCTCGCCCGAGATCTCGTGGGTGCCGCTCGAGGGCTCGGCGGCCTGCCGGTTCACGCTCGACGTGCCCGTGCCGCAGGGAGCCGCGGTCGACCTCAGCGTGCGCCACGCGTCGGGCGCCGAGACGACGGCCTTCCGTTACGACGTGCCGTTCGCCGAACGCGAGGCCGAGCGGCTCCGGATGCTCGCGGCGCGCATCGAAGCGATGCCCGTGCCCGCCTCCGACCTCGTGGCCGTGACGCAGGGCGGGGGCGACGTCGAGGTCTACCGCCGGTCCATTCTCGAGTCCTTCCTCGCGATGGAGCTGCAGCTTCGCGCGGCGGGCGCCGACCCGGCGGGTGTCCGCTCAGTCCTCGACATCGGCTGTGGAACGGGCCGGCTGCTTGCCGGTTGGCATGTGGATGATCCCGGCCGGCGCCTCGTGGGCACGGACCTCAACCCGGACCTGATCGCCTGGGCGCGCACCCACCTTCCCGCCGTCGCGGCGTGGGAGGTGAACGGCCTGCATCCGCCGCTGCCGCACCCGGACGGCGCCGTCGACCTCGTCGTCCTCTCGTCCGTCCTCACGCACGTGTCGCTCGCGAACCAGCGCGCGTGGCTCGCCGAGGTGCGTCGCCTCCTCGCACCGGGCGGGCGGGCGCTCGTGACGCTGCATGGGACCGTCT
This sequence is a window from Acidobacteriota bacterium. Protein-coding genes within it:
- a CDS encoding DUF4331 family protein, producing the protein MHKPSAARVFALLALAALAVPALASAPALASSHNEAPFTSKNPSIDNTDFYFFRDPNDPSMVNLISCYYGLIEPQGGPNYAGFQDGAWYDIKVDNNG
- a CDS encoding CBS domain-containing protein, with amino-acid sequence MKTARDVMIHPVLAVRESWTVHELATFFTEKGISGAPVLDAAGRLTGVVSLTDIVDQVTRDREPDARPSRAWEKRFNPEDLRGLAIEDGGRLVAEIMTPTFFTIPDTTPLPKIARTMVAGCIHRLLVTRQGHVVGIVTTLDLLRELAGMGQKPARRRPASKRPPAAPAKAARSVKKR
- a CDS encoding sigma-54-dependent Fis family transcriptional regulator; its protein translation is MARRILVCDDEADIRDSLKTTLEEHGYEVKAVSSGQDAVREAPDHDALLLDIKMPVQDGLETLAKIRSRGVATPVVMISGHGDVKTAMDAVRAGADDFLEKPLSTDYILNALRRVLDSTRLARENLELKSRLGIGRIVQDSEPMRKLLAEIARVAPSPLTVLIVGPSGTGKELVARAIHDSSLVKAGPFVQVNCAAIPDTLIESELFGHERGSFTGADRKQTGKFVEADGGTIFLDEVGDMSASAQAKVLRVLQEGEVEPVGSPRVVKVKVRVVAATNRELTTLIAQGRFREDLYYRLKVVPLRTPPLSERPKDIPVLVQWFADQFARTNNYRPKRFTDAALEALAARSWPGNVRELKNHVERLMIMADGDVLDAADVDGAAAAPAADEGPIAVRGGKVVDASSAGVWERLAAIRTLQEFQDETEKLYLVSKLAENGGNVTRTAEAIDTPRSNLYKKIDRYGLRRDREGGEP
- a CDS encoding orotate phosphoribosyltransferase; translation: MTPEAVRRHFEETGALLAGHFKLSSGLHADRYLQCAKVLQHPDRAGVLGAALAALLAPEKPGVVVSPAMGGVIIGHEVGRGLGVRAIFTERVDGVFSLRRGFALEPGERVAVIEDVVTTGKSTREVLDVLRQAGAVPVACGSIVDRRAAAEKAPAVDGVPYRALLPLEVPAWEPASCPLCARGEPVVAPGSRHLAAKA
- a CDS encoding class I SAM-dependent methyltransferase; protein product: MTETAVFLLDGPGYAEIRPGGRAAFRGIALAAGDDPVVEVVASSAGRTLGRAPANGPSPEISWVPLEGSAACRFTLDVPVPQGAAVDLSVRHASGAETTAFRYDVPFAEREAERLRMLAARIEAMPVPASDLVAVTQGGGDVEVYRRSILESFLAMELQLRAAGADPAGVRSVLDIGCGTGRLLAGWHVDDPGRRLVGTDLNPDLIAWARTHLPAVAAWEVNGLHPPLPHPDGAVDLVVLSSVLTHVSLANQRAWLAEVRRLLAPGGRALVTLHGTVYASVFLRGADAARWAATGYAEVAGAAEGANAYTSFHSESFARALFAEFSSAAFFPRGAADGAPRRFPVASLQDVYVLAR